A single Loxodonta africana isolate mLoxAfr1 chromosome 24, mLoxAfr1.hap2, whole genome shotgun sequence DNA region contains:
- the FAM217B gene encoding protein FAM217B isoform X1, with translation MSASAGTWCPPILDRGCPREGQGQSSGSEEPFPNIRGIKKSLPQLSSSSSKLSKNILSTTEKTVRQTLDDDQPCMFFKKGHGVTEPHEKSSNMSADPFWSKVQGLKNSSGKRQNKPQVPGISSQQKSSLVATSQQAENEPTESIYLEGKPGRSLLSPRCQGASGNKLFLDFKSMKIITEDADEDSGSDLSDSERIPVPPSPFSPPDLQLRAEEINPAYFHLSPDQGHSKPEYCYPDFLPPPFNSWDLQDMAVLQNSEGKTAAVPRVGGLLGKYIDRLLQLEWLQIQTVQTEKAKGARARLPTAPGTFWTLKSPGRSKLIAAALPKPLPHQEGASKPGPSRKKDLRQEDTHPSYIAFQASPRPTNVLGSSRSCSKKQALEMRTEEKKKKASKSTKLQRLDLTCSDSSSKIHTNGNLRIPKPSAMILDSADPCKNPRTQAHAHLKKKGNANNGSHANTSSEKKLKTNGVKQSTYKFK, from the exons CCAGCAAATTGAGCAAGAATATTCTGAGCACTACAGAAAAG ACAGTCCGTCAAACCCTAGATGATGATCAGCCATGTATGTTTTTCAAGAAGGGGCATGGGGTGACTGAACCTCATGAGAAAAGCAg CAATATGAGTGCTGATCCATTTTGGAGTAAAGTACAAGGTTTAAAGAACTCTTCAGGAAAAAGGCAGAATAAACCCCAAGTCCCCGGCATTTCTTCCCAGCAGAAAAGCAGCCTTGTAGCTACCTCCCAGCAGGCTGAAAATGAACCCACAGAAAGCATTTAcctggaaggaaagcctggaagGAGTCTGCTCAGTCCCAGATGTCAGGGGGCCTCAGGGAACAAATTGTTTCTGGACTTCAAGTCCATGAAAATTATTACAGAGGATGCTGATGAGGACAGTGGGAGCGATCTCTCTGACTCGGAGAGAATTCCTGTCCCCCCTTCTCCTTTCTCGCCTCCGGACCTTCAGCTCAGAGCTGAAGAAATCAATCCAGCCTATTTCCATCTTTCCCCAGATCAAGGCCACTCAAAGCCTGAATACTGTTACCCTGATTTTCTCCCACCGCCTTTCAACTCCTGGGACCTACAGGATATGGCCGTACTTCAGAACTCGGAGGGCAAGACGGCTGCCGTGCCGCGAGTGGGGGGACTTCTGGGGAAGTACATCGATCGGCTTCTTCAGCTCGAGTGGCTGCAGATCCAGACTGTGCAGACTGAGAAAGCCAAGGGGGCCAGAGCAAGGCTGCCAACTGCCCCCGGAACCTTCTGGACCCTGAAAAGCCCTGGGAGAAGTAAACTCATTGCTGCTGCCCTACCCAAGCCACTACCTCACCAGGAAGGGGCTTCAAAGCCAGGCCCCTCACGAAAGAAGGATTTGCGCCAGGAAGACACCCATCCATCATATATTGCATTTCAGGCTTCCCCACGACCTACGAACGTGCTGGGTAGCAGCAGGTCCTGTTCAAAGAAGCAGGCCCTTGAAATGAggacagaagagaagaaaaagaaggcaaGTAAGAGCACCAAGCTGCAACGTCTGGATTTGACCTGCAGTGACAGCAGTTCCAAGATTCACACCAACGGAAACCTCCGAATCCCCAAACCCTCAGCCATGATTCTTGACTCAGCGGACCCCTGTAAGAACCCCAGAACACAAGCACACGCGCATCTCAAGAAAAAGGGAAATGCCAATAACGGCAGTCATGCCAATACATCCAGTGAGAAAAAACTCAAAACCAACGGAGTAAAGCAAAGCACGTACAAATTCAAATAA
- the FAM217B gene encoding protein FAM217B isoform X2: protein MFFKKGHGVTEPHEKSSNMSADPFWSKVQGLKNSSGKRQNKPQVPGISSQQKSSLVATSQQAENEPTESIYLEGKPGRSLLSPRCQGASGNKLFLDFKSMKIITEDADEDSGSDLSDSERIPVPPSPFSPPDLQLRAEEINPAYFHLSPDQGHSKPEYCYPDFLPPPFNSWDLQDMAVLQNSEGKTAAVPRVGGLLGKYIDRLLQLEWLQIQTVQTEKAKGARARLPTAPGTFWTLKSPGRSKLIAAALPKPLPHQEGASKPGPSRKKDLRQEDTHPSYIAFQASPRPTNVLGSSRSCSKKQALEMRTEEKKKKASKSTKLQRLDLTCSDSSSKIHTNGNLRIPKPSAMILDSADPCKNPRTQAHAHLKKKGNANNGSHANTSSEKKLKTNGVKQSTYKFK from the exons ATGTTTTTCAAGAAGGGGCATGGGGTGACTGAACCTCATGAGAAAAGCAg CAATATGAGTGCTGATCCATTTTGGAGTAAAGTACAAGGTTTAAAGAACTCTTCAGGAAAAAGGCAGAATAAACCCCAAGTCCCCGGCATTTCTTCCCAGCAGAAAAGCAGCCTTGTAGCTACCTCCCAGCAGGCTGAAAATGAACCCACAGAAAGCATTTAcctggaaggaaagcctggaagGAGTCTGCTCAGTCCCAGATGTCAGGGGGCCTCAGGGAACAAATTGTTTCTGGACTTCAAGTCCATGAAAATTATTACAGAGGATGCTGATGAGGACAGTGGGAGCGATCTCTCTGACTCGGAGAGAATTCCTGTCCCCCCTTCTCCTTTCTCGCCTCCGGACCTTCAGCTCAGAGCTGAAGAAATCAATCCAGCCTATTTCCATCTTTCCCCAGATCAAGGCCACTCAAAGCCTGAATACTGTTACCCTGATTTTCTCCCACCGCCTTTCAACTCCTGGGACCTACAGGATATGGCCGTACTTCAGAACTCGGAGGGCAAGACGGCTGCCGTGCCGCGAGTGGGGGGACTTCTGGGGAAGTACATCGATCGGCTTCTTCAGCTCGAGTGGCTGCAGATCCAGACTGTGCAGACTGAGAAAGCCAAGGGGGCCAGAGCAAGGCTGCCAACTGCCCCCGGAACCTTCTGGACCCTGAAAAGCCCTGGGAGAAGTAAACTCATTGCTGCTGCCCTACCCAAGCCACTACCTCACCAGGAAGGGGCTTCAAAGCCAGGCCCCTCACGAAAGAAGGATTTGCGCCAGGAAGACACCCATCCATCATATATTGCATTTCAGGCTTCCCCACGACCTACGAACGTGCTGGGTAGCAGCAGGTCCTGTTCAAAGAAGCAGGCCCTTGAAATGAggacagaagagaagaaaaagaaggcaaGTAAGAGCACCAAGCTGCAACGTCTGGATTTGACCTGCAGTGACAGCAGTTCCAAGATTCACACCAACGGAAACCTCCGAATCCCCAAACCCTCAGCCATGATTCTTGACTCAGCGGACCCCTGTAAGAACCCCAGAACACAAGCACACGCGCATCTCAAGAAAAAGGGAAATGCCAATAACGGCAGTCATGCCAATACATCCAGTGAGAAAAAACTCAAAACCAACGGAGTAAAGCAAAGCACGTACAAATTCAAATAA
- the FAM217B gene encoding protein FAM217B isoform X3, whose translation MRKADQGHSKPEYCYPDFLPPPFNSWDLQDMAVLQNSEGKTAAVPRVGGLLGKYIDRLLQLEWLQIQTVQTEKAKGARARLPTAPGTFWTLKSPGRSKLIAAALPKPLPHQEGASKPGPSRKKDLRQEDTHPSYIAFQASPRPTNVLGSSRSCSKKQALEMRTEEKKKKASKSTKLQRLDLTCSDSSSKIHTNGNLRIPKPSAMILDSADPCKNPRTQAHAHLKKKGNANNGSHANTSSEKKLKTNGVKQSTYKFK comes from the exons ATGAGAAAAGCAg ATCAAGGCCACTCAAAGCCTGAATACTGTTACCCTGATTTTCTCCCACCGCCTTTCAACTCCTGGGACCTACAGGATATGGCCGTACTTCAGAACTCGGAGGGCAAGACGGCTGCCGTGCCGCGAGTGGGGGGACTTCTGGGGAAGTACATCGATCGGCTTCTTCAGCTCGAGTGGCTGCAGATCCAGACTGTGCAGACTGAGAAAGCCAAGGGGGCCAGAGCAAGGCTGCCAACTGCCCCCGGAACCTTCTGGACCCTGAAAAGCCCTGGGAGAAGTAAACTCATTGCTGCTGCCCTACCCAAGCCACTACCTCACCAGGAAGGGGCTTCAAAGCCAGGCCCCTCACGAAAGAAGGATTTGCGCCAGGAAGACACCCATCCATCATATATTGCATTTCAGGCTTCCCCACGACCTACGAACGTGCTGGGTAGCAGCAGGTCCTGTTCAAAGAAGCAGGCCCTTGAAATGAggacagaagagaagaaaaagaaggcaaGTAAGAGCACCAAGCTGCAACGTCTGGATTTGACCTGCAGTGACAGCAGTTCCAAGATTCACACCAACGGAAACCTCCGAATCCCCAAACCCTCAGCCATGATTCTTGACTCAGCGGACCCCTGTAAGAACCCCAGAACACAAGCACACGCGCATCTCAAGAAAAAGGGAAATGCCAATAACGGCAGTCATGCCAATACATCCAGTGAGAAAAAACTCAAAACCAACGGAGTAAAGCAAAGCACGTACAAATTCAAATAA